Proteins from a genomic interval of Aphis gossypii isolate Hap1 unplaced genomic scaffold, ASM2018417v2 Contig00201, whole genome shotgun sequence:
- the LOC126553315 gene encoding uncharacterized protein LOC126553315, with amino-acid sequence MILCLLLQIRSPSGYKFLRDQNILPLPCTKTVRKYLLAIKIGCGFDANFFKLLEKKFSIKNQFQRKGILLLDEMFLRESISVNSRTLTYAGLEDMGDEIQSGQDSKQKANHGLVFMWQSLCENMTQPIAVFASNGPVNGIDLAKLVVKAILLIEQAGGEVLGVTCDGASTNRTMWKTLGISVKKENFKNYFANPFDSSRNVYVFSDAPHLLKTVRNRLYTNKELVVCTI; translated from the exons ATGATACTTTGCCTTTTACTCCAaataag atctcCAAGTGGATATAAGTTTCTACGAGACCAAAATATTCTCCCTCTTCCGTGTACAAAAAccgttagaaaatatttacttgcTATTAAAATAGGATGTGGATTCGAtgccaatttttttaaacttttagaaaaaaaattttcaattaaaaatcaatttcaaaGGAAAGGTATACTTTTGTTagatgaaatgtttttaagaGAGAGCATTAGTGTTAACAGTCGGACACTAACATATGCTGGACTTGAGGATATGGGAGATGAAATTCAATCTGGACAAGATAGCAAACAGAAAGCCAATCACGGATTGGTATTCATGTGGCAAAGTCTGTGTGAAAATATGACGCAGCCAATTGCTGTTTTTGCCTCAAATGGTCCAGTGAATG gaattGATCTCGCAAAATTAGTTGTAAAGGcaattttacttattgaaCAGGCTGGAGGAGAAGTTTTAGGAGTAACATGTGATGGCGCTTCTACAAATAGAACAATGTGGAAAACATTAGGG atatcagtaaaaaaagaaaattttaaaaattactttgcaAACCCATTTGATAGTTCCAGAAATGTATACGTGTTTTCAGATGCACCCCACCTTTTAAAAACTGTACGAAATcgtttatatactaataaagagTTAGTGGTATGTACAATttga
- the LOC126553321 gene encoding uncharacterized protein LOC126553321, which translates to MECAAFYRANVRTLSRISRQSIVDSTIVYSTARIVGCWFHSSQCIWQKIQELGLTNLYRENRKVHDLFRMVMTIALLPNHKLDEGFDVVRRMYHTNIKNLIGPSENQIINEFFEYYRRTWLTGNFKT; encoded by the exons ATGGAATGCGCCGCATTTTATCGGGCCAACGTTCGTACTCTCTCTCGTATATCACGACAGTCTATAGTTGATagtactatagtctatagtaCAGCCAGAATTGTAGGTTGTTGGTTTCATTCGTCACAATGTATATGGCAAAAAATTCAAGAACTTG GACTAACCAATTTGTACAGGGAAAATAGGAAAGTCCATGATTTATTTCGAATGGTAATGACAATTGCGTTGTTGCCAAACCATAAATTGGATGAAGGTTTTGATGTAGTCAGAAGGATGTaccatacaaatattaaaaacttgattGGTCCATctgaaaatcaaatcattaatgaattctTTGAATATTACAGGAGAACATGGTTGActggtaattttaaaacataa